The proteins below are encoded in one region of Vicingaceae bacterium:
- a CDS encoding thioredoxin encodes MSKFQEIINGDIPVLVDFHAVWCGPCKMMEPIIKEMAKEFEGKVKFLKVDVDKNPLAASYYQVQGVPTLILFHKGKILWRQAGVVPAPQLKSIIKSHLSEKV; translated from the coding sequence ATGAGTAAATTTCAAGAAATAATCAATGGCGATATACCGGTATTGGTTGATTTCCATGCTGTTTGGTGCGGTCCTTGTAAAATGATGGAGCCCATTATCAAAGAAATGGCGAAGGAATTTGAAGGAAAGGTAAAATTTTTAAAAGTGGATGTGGATAAAAATCCTTTGGCTGCATCATATTATCAAGTACAAGGAGTGCCTACTTTGATTTTGTTTCACAAAGGTAAAATACTTTGGCGGCAGGCAGGGGTGGTTCCTGCACCCCAATTGAAAAGTATTATTAAGAGCCACCTTTCCGAAAAAGTTTAG
- a CDS encoding sulfurtransferase, which translates to MKKIFVQSAVLIMGIFILQLTACGQKNSSEVSAVVENVSAQDFYKKMKDKDVVVVDVRTPMETKQGKIPGALEIDFYADDFKEQINRLDKNKTVMVYCRSGGRSAKAAEIMKEMGFKKIVNLENGFMEWQKQNLPVE; encoded by the coding sequence ATGAAAAAAATATTCGTACAATCTGCTGTCCTGATAATGGGAATATTCATATTGCAATTAACGGCATGCGGACAAAAAAATAGCTCCGAGGTCTCAGCAGTTGTTGAGAATGTCTCAGCCCAGGATTTTTATAAAAAAATGAAAGATAAAGATGTTGTGGTAGTTGATGTTAGAACTCCAATGGAAACTAAACAAGGCAAGATACCCGGGGCGTTGGAAATCGATTTTTATGCCGATGATTTTAAGGAGCAAATAAACCGATTAGATAAAAACAAAACTGTAATGGTATATTGCCGTAGCGGCGGGCGTAGTGCAAAGGCTGCCGAAATAATGAAAGAGATGGGATTTAAAAAAATCGTAAATTTGGAAAATGGTTTTATGGAATGGCAGAAACAAAATTTGCCGGTAGAATAA
- a CDS encoding sulfurtransferase, with translation MKWLYKLFGMKTREEFKKMVESGAIIVDVRTPAEYKQGHAKKSINIPLQSIEGKAKELKAKNKPVIVCCASGMRSAQAKAILQKHGIEVYNAGAWNNLNF, from the coding sequence ATGAAATGGCTGTATAAACTATTTGGAATGAAAACCAGGGAAGAATTTAAAAAAATGGTCGAATCGGGTGCCATCATCGTGGATGTGAGAACACCTGCCGAGTATAAGCAAGGTCATGCTAAAAAAAGCATTAATATACCTTTGCAGAGCATTGAAGGTAAAGCAAAAGAATTAAAAGCAAAAAATAAACCCGTCATTGTTTGTTGTGCATCCGGCATGCGTAGTGCTCAAGCCAAAGCAATTTTACAAAAACATGGTATAGAAGTTTACAATGCGGGAGCTTGGAATAACTTAAATTTTTAA
- a CDS encoding rhodanese, with protein sequence MVKNLNSKEFQESLQNDDNAVIIDVRTKGEYFEGYIPGAINVDIYSPDFADKMIQMDKSKNYYVYCRSGGRSMAACQWMVANGFQNVANLNGGIMAWNGEIKMD encoded by the coding sequence ATGGTAAAGAATTTAAACTCAAAAGAATTTCAAGAATCATTACAAAACGACGACAATGCTGTAATTATTGATGTAAGAACCAAAGGGGAATATTTTGAAGGGTATATTCCCGGGGCCATCAATGTGGATATTTATTCTCCTGATTTTGCTGACAAGATGATACAAATGGACAAAAGTAAAAACTACTATGTTTATTGCCGGAGTGGAGGGCGGAGCATGGCTGCGTGTCAATGGATGGTTGCCAATGGATTTCAAAATGTTGCCAACCTCAATGGCGGAATAATGGCATGGAATGGTGAAATTAAAATGGATTGA
- a CDS encoding transcriptional regulator, which yields MYICIMKNIFEKLEDSAEKLKVIAHPVRIMILKIFHEEGEMTVTDIQKKLEIDQAVVSHHLSVMRNKNIVACRKAGKNRIYYLKEKRFINILKCVEDN from the coding sequence ATGTATATTTGCATCATGAAAAATATTTTTGAAAAACTGGAAGATTCAGCTGAAAAATTAAAGGTTATTGCTCATCCTGTAAGGATTATGATATTGAAAATTTTTCATGAAGAAGGAGAGATGACAGTGACAGATATACAAAAAAAGTTAGAAATTGATCAAGCAGTGGTTTCTCATCATTTGTCGGTGATGAGGAATAAAAATATAGTGGCATGTCGCAAAGCCGGTAAGAACAGAATATATTACTTAAAAGAAAAAAGGTTTATCAATATACTTAAGTGTGTTGAAGACAATTAA
- the fumC gene encoding fumarate hydratase class II — translation MEYRIERDTMGEVKVPADKYWGAQTERSRNNFKIGPEASMPREIIYAFAYLKKSAAYANHELGVLSQEKRDLIARVCDEILEGKLDDQFPLVIWQTGSGTQSNMNVNEVIANRAHVINGGKLTDEKKILHPNDDVNKSQSSNDTFPTAMHIAAYKMVREITLPGLEKLTKTLTDKAKAFMPIVKTGRTHFMDATPLTLGQEFSGYVQQLKNGKRAIENALEMVAELALGGTAVGTGLNAPKGYDVLVAKYIAEFTGYPFRTAPNKFEALAAHDAMVELSAALKRLAVSLMKIANDIRMLASGPRCGIGEIFIPDNEPGSSIMPGKVNPTQPEAMTMVCAQVMGNDMAVTVAGSNGHFELNVFKPVIAYNVLTSARLLGDACVSFNDKCAVGIEPNHENIRKHLNNSLMLVTALNPHIGYENAAKIAKKAHKENKTLKEAAVELGLLTPEQFDEWVDPSKMVGEFPQL, via the coding sequence ATGGAATACAGAATTGAAAGAGACACCATGGGTGAAGTAAAGGTTCCCGCTGACAAATATTGGGGAGCTCAAACAGAACGTTCACGCAACAATTTCAAGATCGGTCCTGAAGCATCCATGCCGCGTGAAATTATTTATGCGTTTGCTTATTTAAAAAAATCTGCTGCTTATGCCAATCATGAATTGGGAGTATTGTCACAGGAAAAACGCGATTTGATTGCCCGTGTATGCGACGAAATTTTGGAAGGCAAATTGGATGATCAGTTTCCATTGGTCATTTGGCAAACCGGCTCAGGAACACAAAGCAACATGAATGTCAATGAAGTAATTGCCAATCGTGCACACGTGATCAATGGCGGTAAACTCACAGACGAGAAAAAAATTCTTCATCCCAATGATGATGTTAACAAATCCCAATCATCCAACGACACATTTCCTACGGCTATGCATATTGCTGCATACAAAATGGTTCGGGAGATTACCCTGCCCGGTTTGGAGAAACTAACTAAAACCCTTACAGACAAAGCAAAAGCATTTATGCCGATTGTCAAAACAGGACGAACTCATTTTATGGATGCCACACCTTTAACATTAGGGCAGGAGTTTTCAGGATATGTTCAACAACTAAAAAATGGCAAAAGAGCTATTGAAAATGCTCTTGAAATGGTTGCAGAACTTGCATTAGGCGGCACAGCCGTCGGAACAGGGCTTAATGCTCCAAAAGGGTACGATGTTTTGGTAGCAAAATATATTGCCGAATTCACCGGTTATCCATTCCGTACTGCACCCAACAAGTTTGAAGCACTTGCTGCACATGATGCAATGGTCGAGTTAAGCGCAGCTCTGAAGCGATTGGCTGTTTCTCTCATGAAAATTGCCAACGACATTAGAATGTTGGCATCCGGCCCCCGTTGTGGAATAGGTGAAATATTCATCCCCGACAATGAACCGGGGTCTTCCATCATGCCCGGAAAAGTTAACCCAACCCAACCCGAGGCAATGACAATGGTTTGTGCACAAGTGATGGGTAACGATATGGCTGTAACTGTAGCCGGATCCAATGGGCATTTTGAACTTAATGTTTTCAAACCTGTAATCGCATATAATGTGCTTACTTCTGCCCGTTTGCTTGGTGATGCTTGCGTATCTTTCAACGATAAATGCGCTGTGGGCATAGAACCCAATCATGAAAATATCCGCAAGCATTTAAATAATTCATTAATGTTGGTGACTGCACTTAACCCTCACATTGGCTATGAAAATGCCGCAAAAATTGCCAAAAAAGCCCATAAAGAAAATAAAACTTTGAAAGAAGCAGCTGTTGAATTAGGGTTACTTACACCCGAGCAATTCGACGAATGGGTCGATCCTTCAAAAATGGTAGGAGAGTTTCCCCAACTATGA
- the pdxJ gene encoding pyridoxine 5'-phosphate synthase: MTRLSVNINKIALIRNARQGNIPDVTKAAVDIENFGAEGITVHPRPDERHIRYSDVRQIAPLIKTEFNIEGNPVIDKFVDLVLEVKPHQVTLVPDHPGQITSDHGWNVKKEMSFLKKMIELFKNTGIRTSIFVDPDPDIIKAAADTGTDRVELYTEPYAKTYLINKEKAIEPYKIAAATAKDCGLGINAGHDLNLHNLNYLIRNIPFIDEVSIGHALIADALYYGLENTVQMYLRQIKDL; encoded by the coding sequence ATGACACGTTTAAGCGTAAATATAAACAAGATTGCCCTGATTCGTAATGCCCGGCAGGGAAATATACCTGATGTAACCAAAGCTGCAGTTGATATTGAAAATTTTGGTGCTGAGGGCATCACGGTTCATCCACGTCCTGACGAAAGGCACATTAGATATTCGGACGTAAGACAAATCGCGCCACTTATTAAAACAGAATTTAATATCGAAGGGAATCCTGTTATTGACAAATTTGTTGATTTAGTGTTGGAAGTCAAACCTCATCAAGTAACCCTGGTCCCCGATCATCCAGGGCAAATTACATCCGACCATGGATGGAATGTAAAAAAAGAGATGTCTTTTTTAAAAAAAATGATAGAATTATTTAAAAACACAGGCATTCGAACCTCTATTTTTGTTGATCCTGACCCGGATATTATAAAAGCTGCTGCAGATACAGGCACCGACCGTGTAGAATTATATACCGAACCCTATGCAAAAACTTATCTTATCAACAAGGAAAAAGCCATAGAACCTTATAAAATAGCGGCTGCCACTGCAAAAGATTGTGGGCTGGGTATCAACGCAGGACATGATTTGAATTTACATAATCTCAATTATTTAATCAGAAATATTCCTTTTATCGATGAAGTATCTATAGGACATGCTCTGATAGCAGATGCTTTATACTATGGGTTGGAAAATACTGTACAAATGTATTTGAGACAAATAAAAGATTTATGA
- a CDS encoding alpha/beta hydrolase encodes MNLNYIKLGDNRQSFIILHGLFGSLDNWMTLGKRFSMHFSVYLVDARNHGRSPWHDRIDYPSMAQDIADFIRDKGLDKPHILGHSMGGKTAMQLALNHPNIINKLIVVDIAPDAYPVRHQTIIDALKTVEQSNPSSRKEAEQILSRFIPEPPVIQFLAKNLYRTENGTYRWRFNLSAIDRYIVEISGPVSGKYIFDKPALFIRGEFSDYILPTHENNIKKFFPASKIVTIEKAGHWVHAEQPEIFFQTVMGFLQEN; translated from the coding sequence ATGAACCTGAATTATATAAAACTTGGTGATAATCGGCAATCATTCATTATATTACACGGTCTGTTTGGCAGTTTAGACAATTGGATGACACTTGGTAAAAGGTTTTCTATGCATTTTTCCGTCTATTTGGTTGATGCCCGGAATCATGGCCGGTCTCCCTGGCATGACCGGATAGATTACCCCTCTATGGCTCAAGATATTGCGGATTTTATCCGGGACAAAGGTTTGGATAAGCCACATATTTTAGGCCATAGTATGGGAGGCAAAACGGCTATGCAATTGGCTTTAAACCACCCGAATATAATTAATAAATTGATAGTGGTCGATATTGCCCCCGACGCCTACCCTGTTCGCCATCAAACAATCATCGACGCCTTAAAAACTGTTGAACAATCCAATCCTTCATCAAGAAAAGAAGCCGAACAAATTTTGTCGCGATTTATACCTGAACCACCTGTGATACAATTTTTGGCTAAAAATTTATACCGCACCGAAAACGGAACTTATCGCTGGCGATTTAACCTTTCTGCCATTGACAGGTATATTGTTGAAATATCCGGACCTGTCTCGGGAAAATATATTTTTGACAAACCGGCTCTTTTTATCAGAGGAGAATTTTCAGATTATATTCTACCGACTCACGAAAATAACATTAAAAAGTTTTTTCCTGCAAGTAAAATTGTAACGATAGAAAAAGCAGGACATTGGGTGCATGCCGAACAACCTGAAATTTTTTTTCAAACAGTGATGGGATTTTTGCAGGAAAATTAA
- a CDS encoding glycosyl transferase: MLISIKKISVVIELLLVLFTLHNTLVGLYFYLHVRKEKKTKRNHNFQGFSLIIPFRNESKRIKDLLDSLNILEGWQEAEVIFVDDHSEDDTSSIIKECTGKFNFRCIIVKNKEQGKKQAVLTGIVSAKNEKILLTDADCLISKEWIQKMLIALDTNDLVLGLYSAKDYLRNDLLFILQKVEFTVFSLLTYVSAKLKAPFLASGASMGVRKNFYLQSTKYLRPDIASGDDMFLLNYALEKSNNKIKVNAVWAFVKTDIALTWQQYFSQKLRWMGKMKHLGTIIKMRSWFWGINFLAFYLMVVKILIFNLSNIVIGLLISLIKVTIDVLFISLAGKISKIKINWIEAAFFYICYPWVILWVNIMPIKGKPEWKNRKIK, encoded by the coding sequence TTGTTGATTTCAATTAAAAAAATCTCAGTGGTGATTGAATTGTTGTTAGTATTATTTACCCTGCATAACACATTGGTGGGGCTCTATTTTTATTTACATGTCAGAAAAGAAAAAAAGACAAAAAGAAATCATAATTTTCAAGGGTTTTCGCTGATCATTCCATTTCGCAATGAAAGCAAAAGAATTAAAGATTTGTTGGATTCTTTAAATATTCTTGAAGGGTGGCAAGAGGCAGAAGTTATTTTCGTGGACGATCACAGTGAAGACGATACAAGCTCAATCATAAAGGAATGCACCGGAAAATTCAATTTTCGATGTATAATTGTTAAAAATAAAGAACAAGGTAAAAAGCAAGCTGTTCTCACCGGAATCGTTTCGGCGAAAAATGAAAAAATTCTTTTGACAGATGCCGATTGTCTGATTTCCAAAGAATGGATTCAAAAAATGTTGATAGCTCTTGATACCAACGATTTGGTTTTAGGTTTATACTCTGCAAAAGACTATCTTAGAAATGATTTATTATTTATATTGCAAAAAGTTGAGTTCACTGTTTTCTCCTTATTGACATACGTTTCTGCAAAATTAAAAGCGCCCTTTCTGGCAAGTGGGGCATCCATGGGTGTCAGAAAAAATTTTTACTTGCAATCAACGAAGTACTTGCGTCCGGATATAGCATCCGGTGACGATATGTTTTTACTGAATTATGCTTTGGAAAAATCAAATAACAAAATAAAAGTGAATGCTGTGTGGGCGTTCGTTAAAACAGATATTGCCTTAACGTGGCAGCAATATTTTTCACAAAAATTACGCTGGATGGGGAAAATGAAGCATTTGGGAACAATCATCAAAATGAGATCCTGGTTTTGGGGGATAAACTTTTTGGCTTTTTATTTAATGGTCGTTAAAATTTTAATTTTTAACCTTTCAAACATTGTGATTGGTCTATTAATATCATTAATAAAAGTCACGATTGATGTATTGTTTATATCTTTGGCAGGAAAAATATCAAAAATTAAAATTAATTGGATAGAAGCAGCTTTTTTTTACATTTGCTATCCTTGGGTTATACTATGGGTTAACATAATGCCCATAAAGGGTAAACCGGAATGGAAAAACAGGAAAATAAAATAA
- a CDS encoding 2-hydroxymuconic semialdehyde dehydrogenase: MKIIKNYIDGQWHDPVDGQYLDNKNPATGEVYSKIPDSNVKDVEKAVKAAQKSFNEWKNTPAEKRSEYMLKIAARIQERLDELALAETNDNGKPLNLSKKVDIPRASANFKFYATGILHLQNESYFMEKTAVNYTLHQPVGIAGCISPWNLPLYLFTWKIAPALAAGCTVVAKPSEITPMTAFMLSEIAMECGLPPGVLNIVHGTGPGVGEPIVAHPLVKAVSFTGGTSTGRKIASIAAPMFKKLSLELGGKNPSIVFADADFDKALKGTILAAFSNQGQICLCGSRLYVEKPVYEKFKEAFVEKASQLRVGDPLENETQVGALVSESHMNKVLAYIELAQREGGKILCGGERIKLQGRCANGYFVAPTVIEGLSINCRTNQEEIFGPVVTIEPFETIDELLDKANGVEYGLAANLWTQDINKALYVSEHLEAGIVWVNTWLLRDLRTPFGGMKNSGVGREGGFEALKFFTEPKNVCIKYY; the protein is encoded by the coding sequence ATGAAAATAATAAAAAATTATATCGATGGTCAATGGCATGATCCGGTTGATGGTCAATACCTGGATAATAAAAATCCCGCAACCGGAGAAGTTTATTCCAAAATTCCCGATTCAAATGTCAAGGATGTGGAGAAGGCCGTGAAAGCTGCTCAAAAATCCTTCAATGAATGGAAAAATACTCCGGCCGAAAAAAGGTCGGAATACATGTTGAAAATAGCAGCTAGAATACAGGAGCGCCTGGACGAATTGGCCTTAGCCGAAACCAATGATAACGGTAAGCCTTTAAATCTTTCAAAAAAAGTTGATATACCAAGAGCTTCGGCTAATTTTAAATTTTATGCTACCGGTATATTGCATCTACAAAATGAGAGTTATTTTATGGAGAAAACAGCCGTGAATTATACCTTGCATCAACCGGTGGGGATAGCCGGCTGTATCTCTCCCTGGAATTTGCCTTTGTATTTATTTACATGGAAAATAGCTCCCGCATTGGCTGCCGGTTGCACGGTGGTAGCCAAACCTTCAGAAATAACGCCAATGACTGCATTTATGTTGTCTGAAATTGCTATGGAATGCGGTTTGCCTCCCGGGGTGTTAAACATTGTGCATGGTACAGGTCCCGGTGTGGGCGAGCCAATTGTTGCTCATCCATTGGTGAAAGCGGTATCATTTACCGGAGGCACGTCCACCGGAAGAAAAATAGCTTCCATTGCAGCGCCGATGTTTAAAAAGCTTTCACTTGAGTTGGGAGGAAAAAATCCGAGCATCGTTTTTGCCGATGCAGATTTCGATAAAGCACTTAAGGGAACGATATTGGCAGCTTTTTCAAATCAAGGACAGATATGTCTATGCGGATCACGTCTTTATGTCGAGAAGCCGGTTTATGAAAAATTTAAAGAAGCATTTGTTGAGAAAGCTTCACAATTGAGGGTTGGCGATCCTTTAGAAAACGAAACACAAGTAGGGGCTCTGGTCTCAGAAAGTCATATGAATAAAGTTCTTGCATATATTGAACTGGCACAAAGAGAAGGTGGAAAAATTTTGTGTGGTGGCGAAAGGATTAAGTTGCAAGGACGTTGTGCCAATGGATATTTTGTGGCCCCAACGGTGATAGAGGGGTTAAGTATCAATTGCAGAACAAATCAAGAGGAAATTTTTGGTCCTGTTGTTACCATTGAACCGTTTGAAACTATTGATGAATTGTTGGATAAGGCCAATGGAGTGGAATATGGTTTGGCTGCAAATCTGTGGACACAAGATATAAACAAAGCATTGTATGTTTCCGAACATTTGGAAGCCGGCATAGTTTGGGTGAATACCTGGCTGTTGCGTGATCTGAGAACTCCTTTTGGAGGTATGAAAAACTCCGGAGTCGGCCGGGAAGGCGGGTTTGAAGCTTTGAAGTTTTTTACCGAGCCCAAAAATGTTTGTATAAAATACTATTAA
- a CDS encoding two-component sensor histidine kinase gives MNKRKFILAVSFGIFIISALIFLQIYFMRSFFLLKEEEFSHNIYIVLDHVAKQLEIEENRQRLKFKERLNEFLLNGQLDIKKDSILIEVFKKNPLLFTQMSNEINFDEMNRALWIEKVFSQVNWGEYRPVYMRFNTDKIDSLLKNEMKRMNIKTKYDFAVTYQQNDIIICSNLQKKDLILSSPYVVQIYSGELLNRPVFLHLYLPKFHQYILKDMLLILSASSILTILIIAGFIITIYTIVQQKRLSEIKNDFISNMTHELKTPIATISLAEEALEDPVFFNNEKLRKKYLGMIKEEAKRLSVMVESVLKSATWQEPEFKLKIEEADIHHILAESIQHFALQIESRGGTIETEFLAENPVIKGDKGHLSNVFNNIIENAIKYSPDKPIIKITTQNTATGIKITISDKGIGIKKEELKKIFDRFYRVPSGNVHNVKGFGLGLSYSKDIVEKHGGKIIVESDFGKGSKFILYLPFDFNKNDYEEV, from the coding sequence ATGAATAAGCGTAAATTTATTTTGGCTGTTTCGTTTGGAATATTTATAATATCAGCCCTTATATTTCTACAAATATATTTCATGCGTTCTTTTTTTCTTCTGAAAGAAGAAGAATTCTCACATAACATTTATATAGTTCTTGACCATGTGGCCAAACAACTGGAAATCGAAGAAAATCGGCAACGATTGAAATTTAAAGAAAGATTAAACGAATTTTTGTTGAATGGTCAATTAGACATTAAAAAAGACAGTATTTTAATAGAGGTTTTCAAAAAAAACCCTTTACTGTTTACACAAATGTCCAACGAAATTAATTTCGACGAAATGAACCGGGCACTCTGGATCGAAAAAGTGTTTTCACAAGTCAATTGGGGCGAATACAGACCGGTTTACATGCGTTTCAATACGGATAAAATCGACTCTCTATTAAAAAACGAAATGAAACGCATGAATATCAAAACAAAATATGACTTTGCCGTCACCTATCAACAAAACGACATTATCATTTGCAGTAATCTTCAAAAAAAAGATTTAATACTCTCCTCACCTTATGTTGTTCAGATATATTCCGGAGAATTACTAAACCGGCCGGTTTTTCTTCATCTTTACCTTCCTAAATTTCACCAATATATTTTAAAAGATATGTTGTTGATTTTGTCGGCATCGTCTATTTTGACTATTCTGATCATTGCCGGTTTCATCATCACCATTTACACAATCGTTCAACAAAAACGTCTAAGCGAAATTAAAAATGATTTTATCAGCAACATGACGCATGAGTTGAAAACGCCCATTGCCACCATTTCATTGGCAGAAGAGGCATTGGAAGATCCTGTGTTTTTCAATAATGAAAAACTTCGCAAAAAATACCTTGGAATGATCAAAGAAGAAGCCAAAAGACTCTCCGTAATGGTAGAATCGGTTCTTAAGAGTGCTACATGGCAAGAGCCGGAATTTAAGCTAAAAATCGAGGAAGCCGACATTCATCATATTTTGGCAGAAAGCATACAACATTTTGCCTTACAAATAGAAAGCCGTGGTGGCACCATAGAAACCGAATTTCTTGCCGAAAATCCTGTCATAAAAGGCGATAAAGGACATTTGTCAAATGTCTTTAACAATATTATTGAAAATGCCATAAAATATTCTCCCGATAAACCCATCATCAAAATCACAACCCAAAATACGGCCACAGGCATAAAAATAACGATTTCCGACAAAGGCATAGGGATCAAAAAAGAAGAGTTGAAAAAAATTTTCGACCGCTTTTACCGTGTACCCTCCGGAAACGTTCATAATGTCAAAGGATTTGGTTTAGGCCTTAGCTATTCAAAAGATATAGTAGAAAAACACGGAGGAAAGATAATTGTTGAAAGTGATTTTGGGAAAGGTTCAAAATTTATTCTATATTTACCCTTTGATTTTAATAAAAACGATTATGAAGAAGTATAA
- the rprY gene encoding transcriptional regulatory protein RprY, whose product MKKYKILVAEDDLNLGELLKDFLTAKEYDVVLCRDGEEAFKSFKSEKFDLCVLDVMMPKKDGFTLAKEIRQINKEIPIIFLTAKSQKQDTLEGFMSGADDYITKPFSMDELLKRIEVVIKRVYKEPGSKPGKVETPKEINIGKFIYNPLKQTLIIDNQVKNLTTKENELLKLLTAQEGGMVPRKEVLEKIWGADNFFTARSMDVYISKLRKYLKKDPSIEIINIHGKGFKLIVHE is encoded by the coding sequence ATGAAGAAGTATAAAATTTTAGTGGCCGAAGATGATTTAAATCTTGGTGAGTTGTTAAAAGATTTTTTAACGGCCAAAGAATATGATGTTGTTTTATGCAGGGATGGGGAAGAGGCATTCAAGTCATTCAAATCAGAGAAATTTGACTTATGTGTTTTGGATGTGATGATGCCTAAAAAGGATGGTTTCACACTTGCCAAAGAAATCAGACAAATCAACAAAGAGATTCCCATTATTTTTCTCACTGCAAAATCACAAAAACAAGATACTTTAGAAGGATTTATGTCGGGAGCAGATGATTATATCACCAAACCATTCAGCATGGATGAGCTGTTAAAAAGAATAGAGGTAGTCATTAAAAGAGTATACAAAGAACCCGGCTCAAAACCAGGCAAAGTTGAGACACCGAAAGAAATTAATATAGGTAAATTCATCTATAATCCGTTAAAACAAACATTAATCATAGACAATCAGGTTAAAAATCTAACCACCAAAGAAAATGAGTTGCTTAAACTACTGACAGCACAAGAAGGCGGAATGGTTCCAAGAAAAGAAGTTTTGGAAAAAATATGGGGGGCTGATAATTTTTTTACAGCACGAAGTATGGATGTTTATATTTCTAAGTTAAGAAAATACTTAAAAAAGGACCCGTCCATAGAAATTATCAACATTCACGGAAAAGGTTTCAAATTAATTGTACACGAATAA
- the ftnB gene encoding putative bacterial non-heme ferritin-like protein yields MISKKIEKALNEQVKVEAMSSHIYLGMASWAEINGFQGVAEFLYKHSDEERMHMLKLIRYINERGGKATVPSLEAPPVSYAGLNEIFEKIYDHEVKVTKNIHSVVDLCLKEKDYTTHNFMQWYVAEQIEEEALARTILDKLKLIGNDKGGLYLFDRDIATLENNGN; encoded by the coding sequence ATGATAAGCAAAAAAATTGAAAAAGCATTGAATGAACAAGTTAAGGTCGAAGCCATGTCGTCACATATTTATCTTGGTATGGCTTCTTGGGCTGAAATAAACGGATTTCAAGGTGTGGCGGAGTTTCTTTACAAACATTCGGATGAAGAAAGGATGCACATGTTAAAACTTATACGTTATATCAACGAGCGTGGGGGAAAAGCTACCGTTCCTTCCCTTGAAGCTCCACCGGTTTCCTATGCTGGTTTAAATGAAATATTCGAAAAAATTTATGATCATGAGGTAAAGGTTACCAAAAACATACACTCCGTGGTAGATCTTTGTCTAAAAGAAAAAGATTATACCACGCACAATTTCATGCAATGGTATGTTGCCGAACAAATAGAAGAAGAAGCTTTGGCACGTACTATTTTGGATAAACTCAAATTAATCGGTAACGACAAAGGAGGGCTATATCTGTTTGACAGAGATATCGCCACATTGGAGAACAACGGTAATTAA